One window from the genome of Streptococcus parasanguinis encodes:
- the pyrF gene encoding orotidine-5'-phosphate decarboxylase, which produces MREERPIIALDFPAFEDVKHFLEHFPEDEKLFVKIGMEFFYAVGPEIVHYLKGLGHSIFLDLKLHDIPNTVKSAMSVLGTFGVDMVTVHAAGGVEMMREAKAALGEGAKLVAVTQLTSTSEEDMRDCQNIQTTVQESVVNYARKAQEAGLDGVVCSAHEVALIKDATSSDFVCVTPGIRPAGAEIGDQKRVMTPQEAHKIGSDYIVVGRPIIQAENPWDAYHEIKRQWNA; this is translated from the coding sequence ATGCGTGAAGAACGTCCTATTATTGCCCTTGACTTCCCAGCTTTCGAGGATGTCAAACACTTTTTAGAGCATTTTCCAGAAGATGAAAAACTATTTGTAAAAATCGGTATGGAATTTTTCTATGCAGTTGGTCCTGAAATTGTACACTACCTCAAAGGGCTTGGACACAGTATCTTCCTTGATTTAAAATTACACGATATCCCAAATACAGTCAAATCAGCTATGTCTGTATTGGGTACTTTCGGAGTGGATATGGTGACGGTTCACGCAGCCGGTGGTGTAGAGATGATGCGCGAAGCCAAAGCAGCTCTTGGTGAAGGAGCTAAGTTGGTAGCCGTAACCCAGTTGACTTCGACCAGTGAAGAAGACATGCGTGATTGCCAAAACATCCAAACAACGGTCCAAGAATCAGTCGTTAATTATGCTCGCAAGGCTCAAGAAGCTGGCTTGGACGGCGTGGTCTGCTCAGCCCATGAAGTAGCCTTGATCAAAGATGCCACTTCATCAGACTTTGTCTGTGTCACACCAGGGATTCGTCCTGCAGGAGCTGAAATCGGCGACCAAAAACGGGTTATGACGCCACAAGAAGCCCATAAAATTGGATCGGATTATATTGTTGTTGGACGCCCCATTATTCAAGCAGAAAACCCATGGGACGCTTACCATGAAATTAAGAGACAGTGGAATGCGTAA
- a CDS encoding dihydroorotate dehydrogenase: MTANRLAVSLPGLDLKNPIIPASGCFGFGQEYAKYYDLDLLGSIMIKATTAEARFGNPTPRVAETPAGMLNAIGLQNPGVEVVLAEKLPWLAQHYPDLPIIANVAGFSNEEYATVSRKISQAPNVTAIELNISCPNVDHGNNGLLIGQVPELAYAAVKAAVEASSVPVYVKLTPSVADITQVAKAAEDAGAAGLTMINTLVGMRFDLKTGKPIIANGTGGMSGPAVFPVALKLIRQVAQSTKLPIIGMGGVDSAEAAIEMMIAGASAIGVGTANFTDPYACPTIIEDLPQVMDRYGIDTLENFRKHVRENLL; this comes from the coding sequence AGACTTAAAAAATCCTATTATTCCAGCTTCTGGCTGTTTTGGGTTTGGCCAAGAATACGCTAAATACTATGATTTAGATCTTCTTGGATCCATTATGATCAAGGCGACGACAGCTGAGGCTCGCTTTGGAAATCCGACACCACGTGTTGCTGAGACTCCTGCAGGCATGCTTAATGCCATTGGTCTCCAAAATCCAGGCGTAGAAGTTGTCCTAGCAGAGAAACTCCCTTGGTTGGCCCAGCATTATCCAGATTTACCGATTATCGCCAACGTAGCTGGTTTCTCCAATGAAGAGTATGCGACGGTTTCTAGAAAAATCTCGCAAGCACCAAATGTCACAGCTATTGAACTTAACATCTCCTGTCCCAATGTGGACCATGGCAATAATGGTCTCTTAATCGGTCAGGTTCCTGAGTTAGCCTATGCAGCTGTCAAAGCAGCAGTGGAAGCTTCCTCCGTTCCTGTCTATGTCAAATTAACGCCAAGTGTGGCAGACATTACCCAGGTCGCAAAAGCAGCAGAAGACGCAGGGGCCGCCGGCTTAACCATGATCAATACCTTGGTCGGGATGCGATTCGATCTCAAGACTGGCAAACCAATTATTGCCAATGGTACAGGAGGGATGTCAGGTCCAGCGGTCTTCCCAGTAGCCTTGAAACTCATTCGACAAGTAGCCCAATCCACTAAACTTCCGATTATTGGCATGGGGGGCGTAGATTCAGCGGAAGCAGCGATTGAAATGATGATTGCTGGTGCCTCTGCGATTGGAGTCGGTACTGCCAATTTCACCGATCCTTATGCTTGTCCAACGATCATCGAAGACCTGCCACAGGTCATGGATCGATATGGCATTGACACGCTTGAGAATTTTCGGAAACATGTACGGGAAAATCTACTGTAA